A genomic segment from Desulfovibrio sp. encodes:
- a CDS encoding dTDP-4-dehydrorhamnose 3,5-epimerase family protein, whose protein sequence is MSTSEMTLQDVGIAGALLQPLKVISTEGGPVLHMLRSGSPLLPDFSKGFGEIYFSEVLPGHVKAWKRHTLQTQHFAVPVGQLKIVLFDDRPGSETRGTVRELVLGRPENYGLLRIPVNVWYGFAAMGDAPALICNCADIPHDPTEGLKLPVNDHSIPYKWSEGGV, encoded by the coding sequence ATGAGTACGTCAGAAATGACTTTGCAGGATGTGGGCATTGCTGGTGCACTGCTGCAACCGCTGAAGGTCATTTCCACAGAGGGTGGGCCGGTGCTGCACATGTTGCGCTCCGGCTCGCCCCTGTTGCCAGACTTCAGCAAGGGCTTTGGCGAAATCTACTTTTCAGAGGTGCTGCCCGGCCACGTCAAGGCGTGGAAGCGCCACACCCTGCAGACGCAGCACTTTGCCGTGCCTGTGGGCCAGCTGAAAATTGTTCTGTTTGACGACAGGCCCGGTTCAGAAACGCGCGGCACCGTGCGCGAGCTGGTTCTGGGCCGCCCGGAAAATTACGGCCTGCTGCGTATTCCGGTAAACGTGTGGTACGGCTTTGCGGCCATGGGCGATGCCCCGGCGCTTATCTGCAACTGCGCCGACATTCCCCACGACCCCACCGAGGGGCTGAAACTTCCAGTCAACGACCATTCCATTCCTTACAAGTGGAGCGAAGGAGGCGTGTAA
- a CDS encoding prenyltransferase, producing the protein MRCGDLLREAWVPRPAEAAKLSLRQHIRAWWQACRPPFFITAAIPVTLALALGFRLQGSINAAQWASYALLLAGCFMGLTIANLANDLFDHILGVDGGDNIGGSRVIQSGLISPRQLSIALLLLTPATLAVGGALIMGLAPALRPALWSLSLFAVSSAVFYVAPPLRYGHRALGEVFVCLNMGFIMVGASTTLLLGRFEPCSLALALPVGLMVAGVLYYQSLPEIETDLAAGKHTLANRLGKRQAFLVFRLWWPAVWILLLNLWAAGLAGWPVALCLLGLPFYIIACGRIRAAGQGDWLPLDAHGHLVRKCYLISGAALILGVLL; encoded by the coding sequence ATGCGCTGCGGCGATCTGTTGCGCGAGGCATGGGTTCCCCGCCCTGCCGAAGCTGCAAAACTATCCTTACGCCAGCATATCAGGGCGTGGTGGCAGGCCTGCCGCCCGCCCTTTTTCATTACGGCGGCCATTCCCGTAACTCTGGCCCTTGCCCTCGGCTTTCGGCTGCAGGGTAGCATAAACGCCGCCCAGTGGGCAAGCTATGCCCTGCTGCTGGCGGGCTGTTTTATGGGGTTGACCATAGCCAATCTGGCAAACGACCTCTTTGACCACATTCTTGGCGTGGACGGGGGCGACAATATCGGCGGTTCACGCGTCATCCAGTCGGGGCTCATCAGCCCGCGCCAGCTTTCCATTGCCCTGCTGCTGCTCACACCGGCCACCCTGGCCGTGGGCGGTGCGCTGATCATGGGTCTGGCCCCGGCCTTGCGGCCTGCGCTGTGGAGCTTGAGCCTGTTTGCCGTGTCCTCTGCCGTGTTCTATGTGGCACCGCCCCTGCGCTATGGGCACCGGGCGCTGGGCGAAGTTTTTGTATGCCTCAACATGGGTTTTATCATGGTGGGCGCCAGCACCACCCTGCTGCTTGGCCGGTTCGAGCCTTGCAGTCTGGCCCTTGCCCTGCCCGTGGGGCTCATGGTGGCAGGGGTGCTGTACTACCAGAGCCTGCCCGAAATCGAAACAGACCTGGCGGCGGGTAAACATACGCTGGCCAACAGGCTTGGCAAGCGTCAGGCTTTTCTGGTTTTCCGGCTGTGGTGGCCTGCTGTGTGGATACTGCTGCTCAACCTGTGGGCGGCTGGCCTTGCAGGCTGGCCTGTGGCCCTGTGCCTGCTGGGTTTGCCCTTTTATATTATCGCCTGCGGGCGCATCCGCGCGGCTGGGCAGGGCGACTGGCTGCCGCTGGACGCGCACGGACATCTGGTACGCAAATGCTACCTTATCAGCGGGGCGGCCCTCATACTTGGGGTATTGCTGTAA